From Trichoderma atroviride chromosome 1, complete sequence, one genomic window encodes:
- a CDS encoding uncharacterized protein (BUSCO:EOG092D4H5J), which produces MDMDEDDDLYLPEEPKIEQDEEKKLKAEELEEGEEEDESGAMDEDDDDDSDIDIITERKDGTKAAPPPQAKYSDIRNIPQRSASNDISAKPAAPVKREEDSKTTNALSIAAPSADQTSAAASKSTIDINAIPVHPAAGKPITQINIDEDLPDNDKPWRKPGTDISDYFNYGFDEFTWALYAAKQESIRGEFGADAFAVNNKKMMEDFNMMMMGGMGMQGGGGAGAGGGGGSGGGAAAGMPGMDGIPPEMQAMMQQMMASGMDPSQMDPSQMAAMFSGMQNAGGSAGAQGSQGQNFGGGFGGNQGFGYDQGMAGGGSGRGGFGGRGRRGRW; this is translated from the exons atggacatggacgaagatgacgatcTCTACCTGCCCGAAGAGCCGAAGATTGAACaggatgaggagaagaagcttaaaGCGGAAGAGCTAGAggaaggcgaagaggaagacgagagcggcgccatggacgaggatgacgatgacgattCA GATATAGACATCATCACAGAGCGAAAAGATGGCACAAAGGCAGCGCCACCACC CCAAGCAAAATATAGCGACATAAGGAATATTCCCCAGCGGTCAGCCTCCAACGACATTTCCGCAAAGCCAGCGGCGCCCGtcaagagagaggaagactCGAAAACGACAAACGCTCTTAGCATTGCCGCTCCAAGCGCAGACCAAACTTCAGCCGCCGCCTCAAAATCTACAATCGATATCAATGCCATTCCTGTTCATCCTGCAGCTGGCAAGCCTATAACACAGATCAACATTGACGAGG ATCTGCCAGACAATGATAAACCGTGGCGCAAGCCAGGCACAGACATTAGCGATTACTTCAACTACGGCTTCGACGAATTCACATGGGCGCTATATGCTGCCAAGCAAGAATCTATTCGCGGCGAGTTTGGCGCTGACGCTTTTGCTGTcaacaacaagaagatgatggaagatttcaacatgatgatgatgggaggTATGGGCATGcaaggtggaggaggtgctggggctggcggcggcggcggtagtggtggcggtgctgctgctggtatgCCTGGTATGGACGGGATCCCGCCTGAAATGCAAGCCatgatgcagcagatgatgGCTTCTGGCATGGACCCTTCCCAGATGGACCCAAGCCAGATGGCAGCTATGTTTTCTGGCATGCAAAATGCCGGAGGCAGTGCGGGCGCCCAGGGAAGCCAGGGTCAAAACTTTGGTGGAGGCTTTGGTGGAAACCAAGGCTTTGGCTATGACCAGGGCATGGCCGGAGGTGGCAGTGGAAGAGGCGGATTTGGAGGCCGTGGACGCCGTGGCCGATGGTAG
- a CDS encoding uncharacterized protein (EggNog:ENOG41~TransMembrane:5 (o37-60i67-86o92-112i117-134o166-187i)), translating to MLVIAFHEFGHAFSAILTGGRVKSISLDPHEGGVTHLSGGISAITLPAGYLGSSLIGALLTMCGFDIVASKVASIVLGVCFLLTLWWGKRDWLTILTVLLAVGLLVGCWFIVHAEALRFVVLFIGVMSSLYSVWDICDDLILRKVNESDASVFAKRYGGSSQCWGVIWSVISVLVMAVGIIIGLAAFSQSFAQQEEDSKHFIPT from the coding sequence ATGCTCGTCATCGCCTTCCACGAATTCGGCCACGCCTTCTCCGCCATCCTCACCGGCGGCCGCGTCAAGTCCATCTCGCTCGACCCCCACGAAGGCGGCGTCACGCACCTCTCGGGCGGCATCAGCGCAATCACGCTTCCCGCGGGCTATCTCGGCTCGTCCCTCATCGGCGCCCTGCTCACCATGTGCGGCTTCGACATCGTCGCCAGCAAAGTCGCCTCCATCGTCCTGGGCGTGTGTTTCCTGCTGACGCTGTGGTGGGGGAAGCGCGACTGGCTGACCATCCTGACGGTCCTGCTCGCCGTCGGCCTGCTGGTGGGCTGCTGGTTCATCGTCCATGCCGAGGCGCTGCGCTTTGTGGTGCTGTTTATCGGCGTCATGAGCTCGCTCTACAGCGTGTGGGACATTTGCGACGACTTGATCTTGCGCAAGGTGAATGAGTCGGATGCGAGCGTCTTTGCGAAGCGGTATGGCGGCTCGTCGCAGTGCTGGGGCGTTATTTGGTCTGTCATCTCGGTGCTTGTTATGGCGGTTGGCATCATCAttggcttggctgccttttcgCAGTCGTTTGCGCAGCAAGAGGAGGACTCTAAGCATTTCATTCCTACCTGA
- a CDS encoding uncharacterized protein (EggNog:ENOG41~TransMembrane:7 (o37-56i68-87o107-128i135-154o160-179i184-201o233-254i)): MAPWQPLESAIHLFTPNDVQYQPIIPRNLQHPTHTQAVTLGVIGGYVVAIAILWNVPYLRMILWPFKMLVIAFHEFGHAFSAILTGGRVKSISLDPHEGGVTHLSGGISAITLPAGYLGSSLIGALLTMCGFDIVASKVASIVLGVCFLLTLWWGKRDWLTILTVLLAVGLLVGCWFIVHAEALRFVVLFIGVMSSLYSVWDICDDLILRKVNESDASVFAKRYGGSSQCWGVIWSVISVLVMAVGIIIGLAAFSQSFAQQEEDSKHFIPT, encoded by the exons ATGGCGCCGTGGCAGCCTCTTGAAAGCGCCATCCACCTATTCACCCCCAACGACGTTCAATACCAGCCCATCATCCCTCGAAATCTCCAGCATCCAACTCACACTCAGGCCGTCACGTTGGGCGTCATTGGCGGCTACGTCGTGGCTATTGCCATTCTCTGGAATGTGCCGTATCTGCGCATGATTCTGTGGCCATTCAAG ATGCTCGTCATCGCCTTCCACGAATTCGGCCACGCCTTCTCCGCCATCCTCACCGGCGGCCGCGTCAAGTCCATCTCGCTCGACCCCCACGAAGGCGGCGTCACGCACCTCTCGGGCGGCATCAGCGCAATCACGCTTCCCGCGGGCTATCTCGGCTCGTCCCTCATCGGCGCCCTGCTCACCATGTGCGGCTTCGACATCGTCGCCAGCAAAGTCGCCTCCATCGTCCTGGGCGTGTGTTTCCTGCTGACGCTGTGGTGGGGGAAGCGCGACTGGCTGACCATCCTGACGGTCCTGCTCGCCGTCGGCCTGCTGGTGGGCTGCTGGTTCATCGTCCATGCCGAGGCGCTGCGCTTTGTGGTGCTGTTTATCGGCGTCATGAGCTCGCTCTACAGCGTGTGGGACATTTGCGACGACTTGATCTTGCGCAAGGTGAATGAGTCGGATGCGAGCGTCTTTGCGAAGCGGTATGGCGGCTCGTCGCAGTGCTGGGGCGTTATTTGGTCTGTCATCTCGGTGCTTGTTATGGCGGTTGGCATCATCAttggcttggctgccttttcgCAGTCGTTTGCGCAGCAAGAGGAGGACTCTAAGCATTTCATTCCTACCTGA
- a CDS encoding uncharacterized protein (EggNog:ENOG41), whose amino-acid sequence MGHLHNLITWAKAQGVVVDAIQPSKIPGRGTGILATRKIKAEEEVLKVPPRALRCLESVPSRVRERLPAETSIQALLAADLALDRSANAVPWKAVLPKMSDFEVGMPMMWPRELKHLLPLEPRNLVFKREKAFQGDWSDFHKAFSDISYEEYTYAWLTVNTRTFYNESPETLKYPWEDRLALIPVADLFNHADAGCRVYYSPEGYHIVADRDYKRGEELYISYSSHSNDYNLVEYGFVPDENPSDDVYIDDVIFPKLSESQKADLEKRDLLGVYPLGEATEEFRRTQAVLRLLCCTTKEFKRFLNDEEKGRGVQSRVDEYLVKLLDEFLNDIVAKRLREVDALTVGLRGQRALLAKRWMQIEVIAKGKMESYRERDGY is encoded by the exons ATGGGGCACCTGCACAATCTCATAACATGGGCCAAGGCCCAAGGCGTGGTGGTTGACGCGATACAGCCGAGCAAGATTCCCGGTCGAGGCACAGGGATTCTGGCCACGCGAAAGATTAAG GCGGAAGAGGAAGTCTTGAAGGTGCCTCCTAGAGCGTTGCGCTGCTTGGAGTCGGTTCCATCGAGGGTACGCGAGAGATTGCCCGCGGAAACGAGCATCCAGGCACTGCTCGCGGCGGATCTGGCTCTTGATAGGAGCGCCAATGCGGTGCCTTGGAAGGCTGTGTTGCCGAAGATGAGTGATTTTGAAGTAGGCATGCCGATGATGTGGCCGAGGGAGCTGAAGCATCTTTTGCCTCTTGAGCCTAGAAATCTTGTCTTCAAGCGGGAGAAGGCTTTCCAGGGCGATTGGAGTGATTTTCACAAGGCATTTTCGGACATATCGTATGAGGAGTACACGTATGCATGGCTGACTGTCAATACTCGGACGTTTTACAACGAATCGCCCGAGACGTTGAAGTATCCCTGGGAAGATAGGCTGGCGCTGATTCCCGTGGCCGATTTGTTTAACCATGCGGACGCTGGGTGTAGGGTGTATTACTCTCCAGAAGGATACCACATCGTTGCGGATCGAGACTACAAAAGGGGAGAGGAGTTGTACATCTCGTACAGTAGCCACTCGAACGACTACAACCTCGTCGAGTATGGCTTCGTCCCTGATGAGAATCCGTCAGACGATGTCTACATTGACGATGTTATTTTTCCCAAGCTGAGTGAGAGCCAAAAGGCGGACCTCGAAAAGCGAGATTTACTCGGGGTGTATCCTCTAGGAGAGGCGACCGAGGAATTTCGCCGTACGCAAGCGGTGTTGAGACTGCTTTGCTGCACGACCAAGGAATTTAAGCGATTTCTCAACGACGAGGAAAAGGGGCGTGGTGTTCAAAGTCGAGTTGACGAGTATCTGGTCAAGTTGCTGGATGAGTTTTTGAATGACATTGTTGCAAAGCGGCTACGGGAGGTTGATGCTTTGACAGTTGGTTTGAGAGGCCAAAGGGCGCTTTTGGCGAAGCGATGGATGCAGATTGAGGTGATTGCAAaggggaagatggaaagctaCCGTGAGAGGGATGGATACTAA
- a CDS encoding uncharacterized protein (SECRETED:SignalP(1-19)~CAZy:GH18) produces MPSLTTLASALALVPSVFAGWNVNSKQNIAVYWGQNSANQQSTQQRLSTYCSDANINVIDIAFLNGITPPMTNFANAGDRCAPFSDNPWLLSCPEIEADIKTCQANGKTILLSLGGDSYTQGGWSSASAAQAAANQVWAMFGPVQSGNSAERPFGSAIVDGFDFDFEATTNNLPAFGAQLKSLSNAAGGKKYYFSAAPQCFFPDAAVGALINAVPMDWIQIQFYNNPCGVSGYTPGTSSQNNYNYQTWDTWAKTSPNPNVKLLVGIPAGPGAGRGYVSGSQLTSVFQYSKGFSGTFAGAMMWDMSQLYANTGFEAQVVNALK; encoded by the exons ATGCCCTCTTTGACCACTCTTGCGAGCGCGCTCGCTCTCGTTCCATCCGTCTTTGCCGGTTGGAATGTCAACTCGAAGCAAAACATTGCTGTGTACTGGG GACAAAACTCGGCCAACCAACAAAGCACACAACAGCGTCTTTCGACCTACTGCAGTG ATGCCAACATCAATGTTATCGACATTGCTTTCCTGAACGGAATCACTCCTCCCATGACCAACTTTGCCAATGCTGGTGACCGATGCGCTCCCTTCTCCGACAACCCTTGGCTCCTGAGCTGCCCTGAAATTGA GGCGGATATCAAGACTTGCCAGGCCAACGGCAAGACCAtcctcctttctcttggTGGTGATTCCTACACTCAAGGTGGCTGGAGCTCTGCCAGTGCTGCTCAAGCCGCAGCCAACCAAGTCTGGGCCATGTTCGGTCCTGTCCAATCCGGCAACTCTGCCGAGCGTCCCTTTGGAAGTGCCATTGTGGACGGattcgactttgactttgaggCAACCACCAACAACCTGCCGGCCTTTGGCGCCCAGCTCAAGAGCCTCTCAAACGCCGCCGGTGGCAAGAAGTACTACTTCTCGGCTGCTCCGCAGTGCTTCTTCCCCGACGCTGCTGTCGGCGCGCTGATCAACGCCGTCCCCATGGACTGGATCCAGATCCAGTTCTACAACAACCCTTGCGGCGTCAGCGGCTACACGCCcggcaccagcagccagaacAACTACAACTACCAGACCTGGGATACCTGGGCCAAGACGAGCCCCAACCCCAACGTCAAGCTTCTTGTCGGCATTCCCGCTGGCCCGGGTGCTGGTCGTGGCTACGTCTCTGGCTCTCAGCTCACTTCGGTCTTTCAGTACTCGAAGGGATTCAGCGGCACCTTTGCCGGTGCTATGATGTGGGACATGTCCCAGCTCTATGCCAACACTGGCTTTGAGGCCCAGGTTGTCAATGCTTTGAAATGA
- a CDS encoding uncharacterized protein (EggNog:ENOG41), whose protein sequence is MPVDFDKQAYWHDRFSTETSFEWLLGSADFISIIKPILTNLEPSSARILHIGSGTSDLQNYLRHLGFLDVTNVDYEPLATERGRELEKQAFGDVKMKYAVADATQLQLSTDKEYKFDLVVDKSTVDAVSCGGEDQVRRMASCVRRHLAPGAVWVSMSYSARRFDIDGLPFVAEVLEKVPTPKVKATDPDIFHWCYLLRPK, encoded by the coding sequence atgCCAGTCGACTTTGACAAGCAAGCTTACTGGCACGACCGCTTCTCTACCGAAACCTCCTTCGAATGGCTCCTCGGATCTGCCGatttcatctccatcatcaaaccCATTCTCACCAACCTCGAACCATCTTCAGCCCGAATTCTCCACATCGGCTCTGGAACCAGCGATTTACAAAACTACTTGCGCCATCTCGGCTTTCTGGACGTCACAAATGTCGATTATGAGCCTCTGGCCACAGAACGAGGCcgagagctggagaagcaggccTTTGGCGACGTAAAGATGAAGTATGCCGTGGCAGATGCTacacagctgcagctctcaACTGACAAAGAGTACAAATTCGATCTCGTGGTTGACAAGAGCACCGTCGATGCAGTCTCTTGTGGCGGAGAAGATCAAGTTCGACGCATGGCGAGCTGTGTTCGGAGGCATCTTGCGCCAGGTGCCGTATGGGTCTCAATGAGCTACTCTGCGCGTCGCTTTGACATTGATGGGTTGCCGTTTGTGGCTGAGGTTCTGGAAAAGGTGCCTACGCCAAAGGTGAAAGCGACGGATCCGGATATATTTCACTGGTGCTATCTGCTGCGACCAAAATGA
- a CDS encoding uncharacterized protein (BUSCO:EOG092D2F5H) produces MQMRAKPRPFVTLFRHYLRYPTTRKMASGAFESQGVRIAVEGCGHGALDAIYASVKQSAQERGWDGVDLLIIGGDFQAVRNAADLTVMSCPIKYRKIGGFHDYYAGRKQAPYLTIFIGGNHEAASHSWELYYGGWVAPNIYYLGAANVLRLGPIRIAGMSGIWRGMNYRKPHHERLPFNHLDIKSFYSVREIDVRKLLLMQTQVDVGLSHDWPRQVETHGDLNELFRRKPFLRRESMDGSLGSVAAEHVMDRLRPPYWFSAHLHVKFAAIKKYDDASNATEVTQPQADKATDAAPPAQDNPDEIDLDMDDEDAENTTKEAATGGTESDAKEDAEGAAGEVPDDLRAQLPASFARPAEKVKRIPGQPVPPGIENKQVRFLSLDKCLPQRHFLQLCEVQPFKKEQLSLYPPQSSGPRYRLQYDAEWLAITRAFHKFQAFGDPTAQVSADLGEEKYIPLIEAEKAWVEENIVQKGKLDVPENFEQTAPPYVPGTPEIVHKQPDEYTSPQTAAFCELLGIENLWDASAEERQQRQAQGPVNTQLEGRGDRGGYDGRGRGRGRGRGGGRGGGRGRGDGRGGFYGRGRGY; encoded by the exons ATGCAGATGCGCGCTAAGCCCCGGCCTTTCGTCACTCTTTTCCGACACTACCTCCGATATCCTACGACGAGGAAAATGGCATCAGGTGCATTCGAATCGCAGGGCGTTCGAATTGCCGTAGAGGGCTGT GGCCATGGCGCGCTCGACGCGATATATGCTTCCGTCAAGCAGTCTGCCCAAGAGCGCGGCTGGGATGGCGTTGACCTGCTCATCATTGGAGGTGACTTCCAG GCTGTGCGCAATGCGGCCGACTTGACGGTCATGTCGTGTCCCATCAAGTATCGCAAAATTGGCGGCTTCCACGATTACTACGCTGGGAGAAAGCAGGCTCCATACCTGACCATCTTTATTGGCGGCAATCATGAAGCTGCTTCACACTCCTGGGAGCTCTACTATGGCGGCTGGGTGGCTCCCAACATTTACTATCTCGGAGCTGCCAACGTTCTACGGCTGGGACCTATCCGCATCGCAGGCATGTCTGGAATATGGAGGGGTATGAACTACCGCAAGCCACATCATGAACGGCTTCCTTTTAACCACCTCGATATCAAGTCGTTCTACTCTGTTCGAGAGATTGACGTCcggaagctgctgctgatgcagACGCAAGTTGATGTCGGCCTAAGTCACGATTGGCCGCGCCAGGTAGAGACACACGGCGACCTCAATGAACTGTTCAGACGAAAGCCCTTTCTGAGACGCGAATCTATGGATGGATCTCTTGGCAGTGTGGCTGCTGAGCATGTCATGGACCGTCTACGACCACCTTACTGGTTCTCAGCGCATTTACATGTCAAATTTGCCGCTATCAAAAAATACGATGATGCATCAAATGCGACCGAGGTTACCCAACCTCAGGCAGATAAAGCCACTGATGCTGCACCGCCCGCCCAGGACAACCCAGATGAGATTGACTTGGacatggacgacgaggatgctGAGAATACTACCAAAGAAGCGGCTACAGGAGGTACAGAAAGCGATGCtaaagaagatgctgagGGTGCTGCCGGAGAAGTTCCCGACGACTTGAGAGCTCAGCTGCCCGCATCATTTGCTCGGCCTGCAGAAAAGGTGAAGCGCATACCAGGCCAGCCAGTCCCTCCAGGTATTGAAAACAAACAAGTCCGGTTTTTGTCATTAGACAAGTGTCTGCCACAACGACACTTTCTTCAGCTATGCGAGGTTCAGCCGTTCAAGAAAGAGCAGCTATCGTTATATCCACCACAAAGCTCTGGCCCTAGATATCGACTTCAATATGATGCCGAGTGGTTAGCAATCACCCGTGCTTTCCACAAATTCCAGGCCTTTGGCGATCCTACGGCCCAAGTGTCTGCAGATTTAGGTGAAGAGAAATACATTCCCCTGATTGAAGCAGAAAAGGCGTGGGTTGAGGAGAACATTGTCCAAAAGGGGAAGCTGGACGTGCCAGAGAACTTTGAGCAGACAGCGCCTCCGTATGTTCCTGGCACGCCAGAGATTGTTCACAAGCAGCCCGATGAGTACACAAGCCCCCAGACCGCGGCCTTCTGCGAGCTCTTGGGCATTGAAAACCTGTGGGATGCTAGTGCCGAGGAGAGGCAGCAACGGCAGGCTCAGGGGCCGGTGAATACACAACTCGAGGGGCGCGGTGACAGAGGAGGCTATGACggaaggggaaggggaaggggaaggggtagaggaggcggcagaggcggcgGTAGGGGtcgaggagatggaagaggaggcttTTACggtagaggaagaggatattAA